Within Paracoccus jeotgali, the genomic segment GGCTGATGATCGGCGTCTTCGTCGCGCTTGATCTGATGCTGTTCTACCTGTTCTTCGAGGCCGGGCTGATCCCGATGTTCCTGATCATCGGGATCTGGGGCGGCGCCAACCGGATCTATGCGGCGTTCAAGTTCTTCCTGTATACCTTCCTCGGCTCGGTGCTGATGCTGGTCGCCATGGTCGTGATGTATCGCGCCGCCGGCACCACCGATATCGAGCAGTTGCTGGCCTTCGACTTCTCGTCCGAACCGATGCGCCTGCTGGGGTTGACCGTGGTCGGCGGCGTGCAGACGCTGCTGTTCCTGGCCTTCTTTGCCAGCTTCGCGGTCAAGATGCCGATGTGGCCGGTCCATACCTGGCTGCCCGACGCGCACGTTCAGGCGCCGACCGCGGGATCGGTCGTGCTGGCCGCGGTGCTGCTGAAAATGGGCGGCTACGGCTTCCTGCGCTTCAGCCTGCCGATGTTCCCGGTCGCCTCGGACCTGTTCCAGCCCTTCGTGTTCTGGCTGTCGGCCATTGCCATCGTCTATACCTCGCTGGTGGCGCTGGCGCAGTCGGACATGAAGAAGCTGATCGCCTATTCCTCGGTCGCGCATATGGGTTACGTGACCATGGGCATCTTTGCGGCCAACCAGGTCGGCGTCGACGGGGCGATCTTCCAGATGCTGTCGCATGGCTTCGTCTCGGGCGCGCTGTTCCTGCTGGTCGGCGTGATCTATGACCGCATGCACACGCGCGAGATCGACGCCTATGGCGGGCTGGTCAACCGGATGCCGAAATACGCGCTGGTCTTCATGTTCTTCACCATGGCCAATGTCGGCCTGCCCGGCACCTCGGGTTTCGTGGGCGAGTTCCTGACCCTGCTGGGCGTCTTCCGCGAGAATACCTGGGTCGGTCTGGTGGCCACGACCGGCGTGATCCTGTCGGCCGGCTATGCGCTGTGGCTGTATCGCCGGGTGACGCTG encodes:
- a CDS encoding NADH-quinone oxidoreductase subunit M, coding for MTNILSIVTFLPLVAALILALFLRGGDEASNRNAKWLALIATTATFALSLYVLFNFDSANTGFQFVEDRSWIIGLRYKLGVDGISVLFVMLTTFLMPLTVLSTWDTKTRVKEYMIAFLVLEGLMIGVFVALDLMLFYLFFEAGLIPMFLIIGIWGGANRIYAAFKFFLYTFLGSVLMLVAMVVMYRAAGTTDIEQLLAFDFSSEPMRLLGLTVVGGVQTLLFLAFFASFAVKMPMWPVHTWLPDAHVQAPTAGSVVLAAVLLKMGGYGFLRFSLPMFPVASDLFQPFVFWLSAIAIVYTSLVALAQSDMKKLIAYSSVAHMGYVTMGIFAANQVGVDGAIFQMLSHGFVSGALFLLVGVIYDRMHTREIDAYGGLVNRMPKYALVFMFFTMANVGLPGTSGFVGEFLTLLGVFRENTWVGLVATTGVILSAGYALWLYRRVTLGALLKESLKSITDMTARERWIFVPLIAMTLWLGVYPRVVTDITGPSVNALVTHVATATESQPSDPAAYRVVEATTGADPATAEQ